From one Clostridia bacterium genomic stretch:
- a CDS encoding 30S ribosomal protein S21, which translates to MSEIRVKENESLDSALRRFKRQCAKSGVLSELRKREHYEKPSVKRKKKSEAARKRKYK; encoded by the coding sequence ATGTCGGAAATAAGAGTAAAAGAGAATGAGTCTCTGGACAGTGCGCTTCGCAGATTCAAACGCCAGTGTGCGAAATCGGGAGTTCTTTCCGAGCTTCGTAAAAGAGAACATTATGAAAAGCCCAGCGTAAAACGCAAGAAGAAGTCCGAAGCGGCAAGAAAGAGAAAGTATAAGTAA